Below is a window of Nocardioides sp. S-1144 DNA.
GGCCGCGCAGCCCGAGGCGTGTCGCCCAGGTCGTCTGCCCGGGCGCGCAGAACGACGTCTCGGTCTACCGCAACCTGCTCGTGCTCTCCGTCGACGCCGTGCTCAGCGACAACAGCTGCGACGCCGACTACGCCGAGCCGGGTGGCGACGAGGCGGCCACGTGGGAGGGCATCCGGGTCTTCGACATCTCCGACCCCCGCTCACCGCAGCTGCTGACGTCGGTCGCCACCTCGTGCGGCTCGCACACCCACACCCTCGCCCCCGACCGCGATGGCCGCAACGTCTACGTCTACGTCTCCTCCTACGGCCCTGCGCCGGGTCTCAAGGGCTGCAAGCCCCCGCACGACTCGATCAGCGTCGTCAAGGTGCCGACGAACGACGGCGCGGCGGCCCGCGTGGTCCGCACGCCGGTGCTCTTCCCCGGCGGCGGCACCCGCGGCGACGACTACAGCAGCAACACCAGCGGCTGCCACGACATCACCGCCTACCCGCGCAAGAACCTCGCCGCCGGCGCGTGCATGGGCGACGGCATCCTGCTCGACATCAGCAACCGCGCCCGCCCGAAGGTCATCGACCGCGTCAAGGACCGGCGCAACTTCGCCTTCTGGCACTCCGCGACCTTCAACAACGCCGGCACCAAGGTCGTCTTCACCGACGAGCTCGGCGGCGGCGGCGGCCCGATGTGCAACAACGACGTCGGCCCGAAGCGCGGAGCCAACGGCATCTACGACATCGTCCGTCGTGAGCTGAAGTTCCGCAGCTACTACAAGATGCCGCGCGTGCAGTCGGACACCGAGAACTGCGTGGCCCACAACGGCTCGCTGATCCCGGTCAAGGGCCGCGACATCATGGTGCAGGCCTGGTACCAGGGCGGCACGTCGGTCTTCGACTTCACCAACTCCCGCAAGCCGCGCGAGCTCCAGCACTTCGACCGGGGCGCGATCTCCGACCGCCGCCTCGAGCTGGGCGGGTCGTGGTCGTCGTACTGGTACAACGGTTTCGTCTACTCCAGCGACATCACCCGCGGGCTCGAGGTCTTCCAGATCCGCACGCCGTGGGCCCGCCGGGCCGCCAAGGTGCGGCTCTCGAGCTTCAACGCCCAGTCGCAGCCCTCCTACAACGGCTGAGGGCTCCGGGCCACCACGGGTGCACCCGTGGTGGCCCGGACCCGCTCGATCGAGGGGCTCCTGCCGCCGCCGTCGTGGCTCAGGCGCGCGCTGCCGCGGGTGAGCACCTGGTAGCGGCCGCGCGCGGTCGGGTTCCCCGACTCCCGCCACGGCTCGTCCAGGCAGCACGTAGTCTCGACCGCCGGTGCCCTCGACCCCCCTGGAGTTCCCGGTGAAGCTGCTCGTCGCCCTCAGCACGCTCGTCCTGGCCGCGGGGCTCGCCGCCGGCGCTCCCGCTCAGGCCGGCGACGCGGCACCCGCCGAGCGGGCGGTGCCGTCCGTGCGCATCACCGGCAACGGCTACGGGCACGGGCACGGCCTGTCGCAGTATGGCGCCCAGGGGGCCGCCGGCCAGGGCCTGAGCCACCGGCAGATCCTCGGCTTCTACTACCCGGGCCTGACCTGGGGGAGCGCCGGGGGCAACGTCTCGGTGCTGCTGACCGCCGACACCAGTGCCGACGTCGTGGTCGTCGACCGGGCCGGCCTGCGGTACCGGAGCCTCGGCGACGGGCGCACCTTCCGACTCACCAGGCCGAGGGCCGCCCGGCTGTGGCGGATCACCCCGTCGGCGGGGGGACGCACGAGCACCCTGGCCTGGAGGGGCCAGCGCGGGCGCTGGACGACGGTCCGCACCACGCCGGGCGAGGCCCAGTTCACCGCCCGCGGGAAGCCGATCACCCTCGTCACGCCGTCGGGACGCCGGGCCTACCGCGGCGTGCTCCGCTCGGCGGGCGCGACCGCGACGACGATCCAGCGCGACACCGTGAACGTCGTCCCGCTCGACTCCTACCTCAAGGGCGTCGTGCCCCGGGAGATCCCGGCGTCCTGGCGCGCGGCGGCGCTGCGGTCCCAGGCGGTGGCGGCGCGCACCTACGCGGCCTTCGACCGTCGCGACGGCGCGGCGCGGCACTACCAGATCTGCGACACCACCAGCTGCCAGGTCTACGGCGGCTTCACCGACGAGCACCCGGCCACCAACCGCGCCATCGACGCCACCCGCGGCCAGGTGCTCCTCGACGCCGACGCGCTGCCGGCGTTCACCCAGTTCTCGGCCAGCAACGGCGGCTACCGGGCCGCCGGCTCGCAGCCCTACCTGGCCGCCGGGCGCGACCCCTACGACACCGCCTACCGCGGCTGGACGGCGACCGTCAGCGCCGACCTGGCCCGCCGGGTGGCCGCGGCCAACCCCGACGACCCCACCGACATCGGCACGTTCCGGTCGTTGACCGTGCTGGGCCGCGACGGCGGTGGCGCGTTCGGCGGCCGGGTCACCTCGATCCGGATCACCGGCACCGCCGGCTCCACGGTGCTGACCGGCGAGAACTTCCGCTACCTCGCCGCCCTCCGCTCCACCCTCTTCACGCTCTCCTGACGCCGACCCGTCGCTGATCACTGACGGGTCACCTCACCTGGAGCGCTGACCCGTCGCTGATCACTGACGGGTCACCTCACCTGGAGCGCTGACCCGTCGCTGATCACTGACGGGTCACCTCACGCGGTGCGCTGACCCGTCGCTGATCACTGACGGGTCACCTCACGCGGAGCGCTGACCCGTCAGTGATCGCTGACGGGTCAGCGTGGGGTCAGGTGAGGACGACGACCAGGTCGCCGCCGTCGACGGCCTGGGTGCCGCTGAGGGCGACCCGCTCGACCGTGCCGGCGACCGGGGCGGTGATCGAGGCCTCCATCTTCATCGCCTCGATGGTGGCGACGGTCTGGCCGGCCTCGACGGCGTCGCCCGCGGCCACGGCGAGCGTGACGACGCCCTGGTAGGGCGCCGCGACGTGGCCCGGCTTGGCGGGGTCGGCCTTCTCGGCGACGGCGACGTCGGAGGCGATCGAGCGGTCGCGCACCGAGATCGGCCGCATCTGGCCGTTGATGGTGGTCATCACGGTGCGGATGCCGCGCTCGTCGGGCTCGCTGATCGCCTGGAGCCCGATCAGCAGCGTGACGCCGGGCTCGAGCTCGACCTCGTGCTCCTCGCCCTGGCGCAGGCCGTAGAGGTAGTCGCGGGTCGGCAGCACCGAGATGTCGCCGAAGGTCTGCCGGGACTCGTCGAACTCGCGCGTCGGGCCGGGGAAG
It encodes the following:
- a CDS encoding LVIVD repeat-containing protein, whose product is MKLLVALGSFVLAAGLAVAPASADPDDPPTLEKRPALPGHDIARTDPAVPRVTSGQVDRSRAMRQVARVPLAAELAEDGAFGTDLAFKGDYAFAGNYAGFAVYDISRPRSPRRVAQVVCPGAQNDVSVYRNLLVLSVDAVLSDNSCDADYAEPGGDEAATWEGIRVFDISDPRSPQLLTSVATSCGSHTHTLAPDRDGRNVYVYVSSYGPAPGLKGCKPPHDSISVVKVPTNDGAAARVVRTPVLFPGGGTRGDDYSSNTSGCHDITAYPRKNLAAGACMGDGILLDISNRARPKVIDRVKDRRNFAFWHSATFNNAGTKVVFTDELGGGGGPMCNNDVGPKRGANGIYDIVRRELKFRSYYKMPRVQSDTENCVAHNGSLIPVKGRDIMVQAWYQGGTSVFDFTNSRKPRELQHFDRGAISDRRLELGGSWSSYWYNGFVYSSDITRGLEVFQIRTPWARRAAKVRLSSFNAQSQPSYNG
- a CDS encoding SpoIID/LytB domain-containing protein; protein product: MPSTPLEFPVKLLVALSTLVLAAGLAAGAPAQAGDAAPAERAVPSVRITGNGYGHGHGLSQYGAQGAAGQGLSHRQILGFYYPGLTWGSAGGNVSVLLTADTSADVVVVDRAGLRYRSLGDGRTFRLTRPRAARLWRITPSAGGRTSTLAWRGQRGRWTTVRTTPGEAQFTARGKPITLVTPSGRRAYRGVLRSAGATATTIQRDTVNVVPLDSYLKGVVPREIPASWRAAALRSQAVAARTYAAFDRRDGAARHYQICDTTSCQVYGGFTDEHPATNRAIDATRGQVLLDADALPAFTQFSASNGGYRAAGSQPYLAAGRDPYDTAYRGWTATVSADLARRVAAANPDDPTDIGTFRSLTVLGRDGGGAFGGRVTSIRITGTAGSTVLTGENFRYLAALRSTLFTLS